A stretch of the Panicum virgatum strain AP13 chromosome 9N, P.virgatum_v5, whole genome shotgun sequence genome encodes the following:
- the LOC120692147 gene encoding putative polyol transporter 1, with protein sequence MAEQHKESTNTAAASDGLPAAVAPRKKGNVRFAFAFAILASMTSILLGYDIGVMSGAALFIKEDLKISDVEVEVLLGILNLYSLFGSFAAGRTSDWIGRRLTIILAAVIFFVGALMMGFSVNYPMLMAGRFVAGIGVGYALMIAPVYTAEVSPASSRGFLTSFPEVFINLGILLGYVSNYAFSHLSLKLGWRLMLGVGAAPSVVLALMVLGLPESPRWLVMKGRLADARAVLDKTSDTPEEAALRLADIKEAAGIPADADGDVVAVAKRAGGEKRVWKELILSPPPGVRRVLLSALGIHFFQQASGIDSVVLYSPRVFQSAGITDKNKLLGTTCAVGATKTLFILVATFTLDRFGRRPLLLTSTGGMLVSLVGLGAGLTVIGHHPVGTTIPWAIGVCIASILGVVAFFSIGLGPITWVYSSEIFPLHLRALGCALGVGLNRVTSGVISMTFLSLSKGITIGGSFFLYAGIASLAWVFFFTYLPETRGRTLEQMGELFGIPNMAGDSYKEQQSPEKEKNSVEMSSTATGDVRNE encoded by the exons ATGGCAGAACAGCACAAAGAATCAACAAACACGGCAGCAGCCTCCGATGGCCTtccggccgccgtcgcgccgcggAAGAAGGGCAACGTCCGGttcgccttcgccttcgccATCTTGGCCTCCATGACCTCCATCCTCCTCGGCTACG ACATCGGGGTGATGAGCGGCGCGGCGCTGTTCATCAAGGAGGACCTCAAGATCTCGGACGTCGAGGTGGAGGTCCTGCTGGGCATCCTCAACCTCTACTCGCTCTTCGGCTCCTTCGCGGCGGGGCGCACCTCCGACTGGATCGGCCGCCGGCTCACCatcatcctcgccgccgtcatCTTCTTCGTCGGCGCCCTCATGATGGGCTTCTCGGTCAACTACCCGATGCTCATGGCCGGCAGGTTCGTCGCCGGCATCGGCGTGGGCTACGCGCTCATGATCGCGCCCGTCTACACGGCGGAGGTCTCGCCGGCGTCGTCGCGGGGCTTCCTCACCTCCTTCCCCGAGGTGTTCATCAACCTCGGCATCCTCCTCGGCTACGTCTCCAACTACGCCTTCTCCCACCTGAGCTTGAAGCTCGGCTGGCGCCTCAtgctcggcgtcggcgccgcgcCTTCGGTCGTCCTCGCGCTCATGGTGCTGGGCTTGCCCGAGTCGCCGCGGTGGCTGGTCATGAAGGGCCGCCTCGCCGACGCGAGAGCGGTGCTCGACAAGACCTCCGAcacgccggaggaggcggccctGCGCCTCGCCGACATCAAGGAGGCGGCCGGCATCCCGGCCGACGCCGACGGGGACGTCGTCGCCGTGGCCAAaagggccggcggcgagaagcgcGTGTGGAAGGAGCTGATCCTCTCCCCGCCACCGGGCGTCCGGCGCGTGCTCCTGTCGGCGCTCGGCATCCACTTCTTCCAGCAGGCGTCGGGCATCGACTCGGTGGTGCTCTACAGCCCGCGCGTGTTCCAGAGCGCCGGCATCACCGACAAGAACAAGCTGCTCGGCACGACGTGCGCTGTCGGCGCGACCAAGACGCTCTTCATCCTGGTGGCCACGTTCACGCTGGACCGCTTCGGCCGGCGGCCTCTCCTGCTGACGAGCACCGGGGGCATGCTCGTCAGCCTCGTGGGCCTCGGGGCCGGGCTCACCGTCATCGGCCACCACCCGGTGGGCACCACCATCCCCTGGGCCATCGGCGTCTGCATCGCCTCCATCCTCGGCGTGGTCGCCTTCTTCTCCATCGGGCTGGGCCCCATCACGTGGGTGTACAGCTCGGAGATCTTCCCGCTGCACCTCCGGGCGCTCGGGTGCGCGCTGGGCGTGGGCTTGAACCGCGTCACGAGCGGGGTGATCTCCATGACCTTCCTGTCGCTCTCCAAGGGCATCACCATCGGGGGCAGCTTCTTCCTCTACGCGGGCATCGCGTCGCTCgcctgggtcttcttcttcacctACCTCCCCGAGACACGCGGCCGCACGCTCGAGCAGATGGGCGAGCTCTTCGGTATCCCCAACATGGCCGGCGACAGCTACAAGGAGCAGCAGtctccggagaaggagaagaacaGCGTCGAGATGTCATCGACGGCCACTGGTGATGTCAGAAACGAGTGA